A single window of Prochlorothrix hollandica PCC 9006 = CALU 1027 DNA harbors:
- a CDS encoding alpha-amylase family glycosyl hydrolase — protein sequence MSIFELLLAYNLMVTAPDVQGASTAEQQSEPAQVVVGQQISSLDLGESGTDRGTWISSVFVSRNQQPDSSLSGAGPGATGTVVDIAAAPETLTLEASDNSNSLQQVWSNVRQQVNTGRDLLSRYVNQVWQYLTTAKPEAGYGDRDVIAFEAENIALDARDPEPLPKIRSQYVVSPDVEQLHLAAVELLEQEPELDPATFQPEAGIRFNDDNSLTFRVLVGNDRDRLSLIGDFNNWGQDVDLGAYELQPTVENATIHEVTLPPGNYHKMQYRLLDQYGNQRLDLNAPLFSTPAFNRRFYGDRPDEKAINAVIWKPEAIAASDLAPVIDLRGKPLSILETDIVSLALKWTCQNPDSPFYGQMGSQAIDQLYNFVGECGLPEKLAELGYNSIQFMPLDTHVDFWEPDAEYFPDWRYSYQIINYYGKHADFGSPDELRHMINAFHQADVGVVLDVVYSHYSDHGNNEPRDFGPLGYSQYHSQDGWELYGGPWTEWGTRRFTYSDTVRRNIIDAALNNVLNYGFDGLRIDNVNGIDSQPYGRELLREMTDAIHDYRPGAVVVGEGYFGDPYLNRANEYGGAGLTTTYSDRFYLWFTEDLMKHTEEIDSWRLNYMLEQDWPRALLYYPGNHDEFANPGNPFQTRGRYLVDAINGGDYHNRKIQSWSALNLFASSYYLDMFQLWTLQNGNLNDNAPIEWPRLQNSFPNSNVEQIVNLQSEMKDFFISQPAFAPHNMHRNMVRWIDHDNKIVEFERIDFATGQRVYAVVNLGDRSFSDYKIAVSPKEATFRLGVDSDKIAFGGGGHNPEYMESQDNQLTFHLGSYGVVGFVQEDRIEPIDLSPTAAVTVDYEFTNYGPYND from the coding sequence ATGAGTATTTTCGAGCTACTTTTAGCCTACAACTTGATGGTGACGGCACCTGATGTTCAGGGCGCGTCTACCGCAGAGCAGCAATCCGAGCCTGCCCAAGTGGTGGTGGGGCAGCAAATTTCCTCCCTTGATCTGGGTGAATCGGGTACCGATCGGGGAACTTGGATCTCCAGCGTATTCGTGTCCCGCAACCAACAGCCTGACTCCTCCCTGTCGGGGGCTGGCCCAGGAGCAACGGGAACCGTTGTCGATATTGCGGCTGCTCCTGAAACCCTGACCCTAGAGGCTTCTGATAACTCCAACTCACTTCAGCAGGTTTGGTCCAACGTTCGGCAGCAGGTCAACACCGGTCGCGATCTCCTCTCGCGGTATGTCAATCAGGTGTGGCAGTATCTGACCACTGCCAAGCCGGAAGCAGGCTATGGCGATCGCGATGTCATCGCCTTTGAAGCTGAAAATATTGCCTTAGACGCAAGGGATCCCGAACCCCTTCCAAAAATTCGCAGCCAGTATGTGGTTAGCCCCGATGTGGAGCAGTTGCATTTGGCAGCGGTGGAACTGCTGGAACAGGAGCCTGAGTTGGATCCTGCCACCTTCCAGCCCGAAGCCGGCATTCGCTTCAATGACGATAATTCCCTGACCTTCCGGGTTTTGGTGGGCAACGATCGCGATCGCCTGAGCCTGATCGGCGACTTTAATAACTGGGGCCAGGATGTGGACTTAGGAGCCTACGAACTCCAGCCCACCGTCGAGAATGCCACGATTCACGAAGTCACCCTGCCCCCCGGCAACTATCACAAGATGCAGTATCGCCTCTTGGATCAGTATGGCAATCAGCGGTTGGATCTCAATGCTCCCCTGTTTTCCACACCGGCCTTTAACCGCCGCTTTTATGGCGATCGCCCCGATGAGAAAGCAATCAATGCCGTGATCTGGAAGCCGGAAGCCATTGCTGCCAGCGATCTAGCCCCTGTCATTGACCTGCGGGGTAAGCCCCTGTCCATTCTGGAAACGGACATTGTCTCCCTAGCCCTGAAATGGACCTGCCAAAACCCCGACTCCCCCTTCTACGGCCAAATGGGTTCCCAGGCCATCGACCAGTTGTATAACTTTGTCGGGGAATGTGGTCTGCCTGAAAAATTGGCAGAGTTGGGCTACAACTCCATCCAATTCATGCCCCTAGACACCCATGTAGACTTCTGGGAGCCGGATGCGGAGTATTTCCCCGATTGGCGCTACAGCTACCAAATCATCAACTACTACGGCAAGCACGCCGACTTCGGCAGCCCCGATGAACTGCGCCACATGATTAATGCCTTCCACCAGGCCGATGTGGGGGTGGTGTTGGATGTGGTCTATAGCCACTATTCCGACCACGGCAACAATGAGCCTCGGGACTTTGGTCCCTTGGGTTACTCCCAATACCACAGCCAAGATGGTTGGGAACTGTATGGGGGACCCTGGACAGAATGGGGCACCCGGCGCTTTACCTACTCGGACACGGTGCGTCGCAACATCATTGATGCAGCCCTCAATAACGTCCTCAACTACGGCTTTGATGGTCTCCGCATTGATAACGTCAACGGCATTGACTCCCAGCCCTACGGTCGGGAACTACTGCGGGAGATGACCGATGCCATCCATGACTACCGTCCGGGAGCCGTGGTGGTGGGTGAAGGCTACTTTGGCGATCCCTACCTCAACCGAGCCAATGAATATGGCGGTGCCGGTTTGACCACCACCTATAGCGATCGCTTCTACCTCTGGTTCACCGAAGACTTGATGAAGCACACCGAGGAGATCGACTCCTGGCGCTTGAACTACATGCTGGAGCAAGACTGGCCCCGCGCCCTGCTCTATTACCCCGGTAACCATGACGAGTTTGCCAACCCCGGCAACCCCTTCCAGACCCGAGGTCGCTACCTGGTGGATGCCATCAACGGCGGTGATTACCACAACCGTAAGATTCAGTCTTGGTCTGCCCTGAACCTGTTTGCCAGCTCCTACTACCTGGATATGTTCCAGTTGTGGACGTTGCAAAACGGTAACCTCAATGATAATGCCCCCATTGAGTGGCCTCGCCTCCAGAACAGCTTCCCCAACAGCAATGTGGAGCAAATCGTTAATCTACAGTCGGAAATGAAGGACTTCTTCATTAGCCAACCGGCCTTTGCTCCCCACAACATGCACCGCAACATGGTGCGCTGGATCGACCACGACAATAAGATTGTGGAATTTGAGCGCATCGACTTTGCCACCGGGCAGCGGGTCTATGCGGTGGTTAACCTGGGCGATCGCAGCTTCTCCGACTACAAAATAGCAGTCAGTCCCAAGGAAGCCACTTTCCGCCTTGGGGTGGATAGCGACAAGATCGCCTTTGGGGGCGGTGGCCATAACCCCGAATACATGGAATCCCAAGACAATCAACTCACCTTCCACTTGGGTTCCTACGGTGTTGTGGGCTTTGTCCAGGAAGATCGCATCGAACCCATCGATCTTTCCCCCACCGCCGCCGTTACTGTGGATTATGAGTTCACCAACTATGGTCCCTACAACGACTAA
- the pulA gene encoding pullulanase-type alpha-1,6-glucosidase, protein MKPLSPSQTYPTLIRLVSLSLLTLVFWGWVMASGLAADTASQGNLRWVGSMFPTGRSSTTVGVNQSFRVFTQVYQREGTEATGQGDNLDCALLWSEVDQFGGIWKATVTTAMVYSGDIGNNDEYQGDIAAYTGLYEFTTRCTDRLSGDQVWQQDGNGQLVVSPLVGRTLDHRALWVEQSRIAWNSPGGHSYELHYNRDGNLVIPVTSGLGLPLRFDRTLDRDTYDKFPNVAGYDAWYLSSTYWDQIPSILQGEVAVASYDRFGKLVDATALQLQGVLDDLYTYHGELGVIYNDNVPTLRLWSPTAQSVKLWRFADANPVTKPIIEPLKFNAKTGVWEITGDPSWDGQYYLYAVKVYVPYTGDIENNLVTDPYAVNLSENSRRSQILDLYNDPSLKPVGWDNVLKPQLIDPEDISIYEVHVRDFSRDDQTVDPRDRGKFTAFTYTGQPDQPALSNGMNHLKNLAQAGLTHIHLLPAFDFASVDENAQARIDPKPNNLGSFRPDSVDQQALVGATRGNDSFNWGYDPYHYGVPEGSYATQKNDGTRILEFRKMVQSLNQTGLRVVMDMVYNHTFANGLYTQAVLDKVVPGYYHRYDNYGIPQSASCCADTASEFSMMEKLMIDTLRRWAVAYKVDGFRFDLMNFHTVDNMVRVKESLAALKPETDGVDGSQIYLYGEGWDFGSAKDKGLYYAKQYNMGGTGIGTFNDKIRDSIHGGYSQNLTDIHRQGFINGQAYDWNGFFYDQRFRSDLRHSMDRLRVGLAGSLRDYVILDQNNNWISGQQLNGTGYALDPQETVNYVSKHDNETLYDLNLHKLPSGQNGMANTTMADRVRVQNLALSLIGFSQGVPFFHLGSDMLRSKSLDRNSYDSGDWFNRVDFTYQDNNFGIGLPPAWDNQNLWSEMAPLLRNPSLKPKPADILDAVTHLQDVLKIRNSSKLFRLTNAEDIKKRIKFYNTGSNQIDALIAMAISDTVGADLDPEHDRIVVLFNADKFEKYVTIPEFQNTTMVLHPVQVASDDTLLKTATFNGQNGEFKVPPRTAAVFVQPQLSPGVTP, encoded by the coding sequence ATGAAGCCTTTATCCCCATCCCAAACCTATCCCACCTTAATTCGCCTTGTGAGTTTATCCCTATTGACCCTAGTGTTCTGGGGTTGGGTCATGGCCAGCGGACTCGCCGCCGACACAGCCTCTCAAGGTAATCTGCGCTGGGTCGGTAGTATGTTTCCCACCGGTCGTTCTAGTACGACGGTGGGGGTGAATCAGAGCTTTCGGGTGTTTACCCAGGTCTACCAACGGGAGGGAACGGAGGCCACGGGCCAAGGCGATAACCTGGACTGTGCTTTGCTCTGGAGCGAGGTGGATCAGTTCGGGGGGATTTGGAAGGCAACGGTAACCACGGCCATGGTCTACAGCGGTGACATTGGCAATAATGATGAATATCAGGGAGATATAGCCGCCTATACCGGTCTCTATGAATTCACCACCCGCTGCACCGATCGCCTGTCCGGGGATCAAGTGTGGCAACAGGACGGTAACGGCCAACTGGTGGTTAGTCCGTTGGTGGGGCGCACCCTGGATCACCGTGCCCTGTGGGTAGAGCAGTCTCGCATTGCTTGGAATAGTCCAGGGGGCCATAGCTATGAACTGCACTACAACCGCGATGGCAATTTGGTGATTCCGGTAACCAGTGGTTTGGGGTTGCCCCTACGGTTCGATCGCACCCTCGATCGCGATACCTATGACAAGTTTCCCAATGTGGCGGGCTACGATGCTTGGTATTTGTCCTCCACCTATTGGGATCAGATTCCCAGCATTTTGCAAGGGGAAGTGGCGGTGGCATCCTACGATCGCTTCGGTAAACTCGTCGATGCCACAGCCTTGCAACTCCAGGGCGTATTGGATGATCTGTACACCTACCATGGGGAATTGGGGGTTATTTACAACGATAACGTCCCCACCCTTCGCCTTTGGTCGCCTACAGCCCAATCGGTTAAGCTATGGCGGTTTGCCGATGCTAACCCTGTCACTAAACCGATTATTGAACCCCTCAAATTCAATGCCAAAACAGGGGTCTGGGAAATTACCGGCGATCCCAGTTGGGATGGTCAATACTATCTCTATGCCGTCAAGGTTTACGTTCCCTACACTGGCGATATTGAAAATAACCTGGTGACGGATCCCTATGCCGTCAACCTCTCGGAAAACAGCCGCCGCAGCCAAATTTTAGATCTCTACAATGATCCCAGTCTTAAACCCGTGGGTTGGGACAATGTGCTCAAACCCCAGCTTATAGATCCTGAAGATATCTCCATCTATGAAGTTCACGTGCGGGACTTTAGCCGGGATGATCAAACTGTAGATCCCCGCGATCGAGGTAAATTTACCGCCTTTACCTACACGGGCCAGCCGGATCAGCCTGCCTTATCCAATGGCATGAACCACCTCAAAAATTTGGCTCAGGCAGGGTTAACCCATATTCATCTGCTCCCGGCCTTTGACTTTGCCTCCGTCGATGAAAATGCCCAAGCACGCATTGACCCCAAACCCAATAATCTGGGTAGTTTCCGTCCTGACTCCGTGGATCAGCAAGCCCTGGTGGGAGCCACCCGCGGGAATGACAGCTTTAACTGGGGTTACGACCCCTACCATTACGGTGTCCCTGAAGGCAGTTATGCGACCCAAAAGAATGATGGAACCCGCATCTTAGAATTTCGCAAAATGGTGCAGTCCCTGAACCAAACGGGTCTGCGAGTGGTGATGGATATGGTCTATAACCACACCTTTGCCAATGGTCTTTATACCCAGGCGGTGCTGGATAAGGTGGTGCCCGGTTACTATCACCGCTATGACAACTATGGGATTCCCCAAAGTGCCAGTTGTTGTGCTGATACGGCCTCAGAATTTTCCATGATGGAAAAGCTGATGATCGACACCCTACGGCGCTGGGCAGTGGCCTATAAAGTAGATGGTTTCCGCTTTGATTTGATGAATTTCCACACCGTGGATAACATGGTTCGAGTCAAGGAATCTCTGGCAGCCTTAAAGCCTGAAACCGACGGGGTGGATGGTTCCCAAATTTACCTCTACGGTGAAGGCTGGGACTTCGGTTCAGCCAAAGATAAAGGACTCTACTACGCCAAGCAATACAATATGGGGGGCACTGGTATTGGCACCTTTAATGACAAAATCCGTGATTCCATCCATGGTGGCTACTCCCAGAATTTAACCGACATTCATCGCCAAGGGTTTATTAATGGCCAAGCCTATGATTGGAATGGTTTCTTTTATGACCAACGCTTTCGTAGTGATCTGCGCCACTCCATGGATCGCCTCCGGGTAGGCTTAGCGGGGAGCTTACGGGATTACGTTATTCTCGATCAAAATAATAATTGGATTTCGGGACAACAGTTAAATGGTACGGGTTATGCCCTGGATCCCCAAGAAACGGTTAACTATGTCTCTAAGCACGACAACGAAACCCTCTATGATTTGAACTTGCATAAGCTACCGTCGGGACAAAATGGCATGGCTAATACCACCATGGCCGATCGCGTCCGGGTTCAAAACCTAGCCCTCAGTCTCATTGGTTTTAGTCAAGGCGTTCCCTTTTTCCACCTCGGTAGCGATATGCTGCGATCGAAATCCCTCGATCGTAATAGCTATGATTCAGGGGATTGGTTTAATCGCGTTGATTTTACCTACCAGGATAATAACTTTGGCATTGGTTTGCCCCCAGCTTGGGACAATCAAAATCTCTGGTCAGAAATGGCCCCCCTCTTGCGCAATCCCAGCCTTAAGCCGAAGCCAGCAGATATTTTAGATGCGGTAACCCATCTTCAAGATGTTCTGAAAATTCGCAATAGTTCCAAACTATTTCGCTTGACGAATGCTGAAGATATTAAGAAGCGGATCAAGTTTTACAATACCGGTTCCAATCAAATTGATGCCCTAATTGCCATGGCCATTAGTGACACAGTGGGGGCGGATCTGGATCCCGAACACGATCGCATTGTGGTGCTATTCAATGCAGACAAATTTGAAAAGTATGTGACCATTCCCGAATTTCAAAACACAACCATGGTTTTACATCCCGTTCAGGTTGCCTCAGATGATACCCTCCTGAAAACGGCCACCTTTAATGGGCAGAACGGGGAGTTTAAGGTTCCCCCCCGCACCGCAGCCGTCTTTGTGCAGCCTCAGCTATCCCCAGGGGTTACCCCCTAG
- a CDS encoding glycosyltransferase family 2 protein, which translates to MTGKILEAPFSASQPPSNSQAHPSDPRNNLPKPPSSFERYNYLNPPRYWAYLGFVASCLVLVSSSWFLWRTHFWIYGIYIVLTSAWTFPHFLFVIFSKNFNPAHHIAMVQQTLEKGHYPGVDVFIPTCGENIEIIENTLYHASKLVYDNLNIYILDDGASTEVERLTRKYAFNYVSRPNRGHMKKAGNLLYGYHRSQGDYILVLDADFAVAPLGLQHLVPWMEQNPKTAIVQTPQYFSTDASLAWSARGAAYCQEVFYRVIQPARDYLGQSAICVGTNALYRRQALAEIGGFYQVEASEDVHNGVALISKGWNIKYLPILIARGLCPDTAQGLFKQHYRWCSGSMRLITSSFFWNSSMAVWQKLIYLCGACYYPATGLSVPAALLQLGVMLLWLQDDVKWYVAFLFLPKVLFVYLIMPLWNQSNWGLHSIKSAITFAWAYLIALGDLATQKTEGWIATGASKTSARYQLFRQLLSVYCVCNLLLLVPTFNEEWYNFLPIAASHGFSLYLSWDLLNHDR; encoded by the coding sequence ATGACTGGAAAAATCCTGGAAGCCCCTTTTTCTGCTTCCCAACCCCCTTCCAATTCCCAGGCCCACCCCTCCGATCCCCGGAACAACCTACCAAAACCCCCCTCTAGTTTTGAACGCTACAACTATTTGAACCCGCCCCGCTATTGGGCCTATTTGGGATTTGTCGCTTCCTGTCTCGTTTTGGTTTCCAGTTCCTGGTTCCTCTGGCGCACCCATTTCTGGATCTATGGCATCTATATTGTCCTAACGTCCGCTTGGACATTTCCCCACTTTTTGTTTGTTATTTTCAGTAAAAATTTTAATCCGGCTCACCACATTGCCATGGTTCAGCAGACCCTAGAAAAGGGTCATTATCCTGGGGTGGATGTGTTTATTCCCACCTGTGGTGAGAACATTGAGATCATTGAAAACACCCTGTACCATGCCTCAAAATTGGTCTATGACAATCTAAATATTTATATTTTAGATGACGGTGCTAGTACAGAAGTAGAGCGCCTGACCCGGAAATATGCCTTTAACTATGTGTCGCGACCTAACCGGGGCCACATGAAAAAGGCAGGTAACTTGCTCTATGGCTATCACCGTTCCCAAGGGGACTATATCTTAGTTCTAGATGCTGATTTTGCCGTGGCTCCCTTAGGTCTCCAGCATTTGGTTCCGTGGATGGAACAAAACCCCAAAACTGCCATTGTTCAAACCCCCCAATACTTCAGCACCGATGCTAGTTTGGCTTGGTCTGCCCGGGGCGCTGCCTACTGTCAGGAAGTGTTTTACCGCGTTATCCAACCTGCCCGCGATTATCTAGGTCAGTCGGCCATTTGTGTGGGCACCAATGCCCTGTATCGACGGCAAGCCTTGGCTGAAATCGGAGGCTTTTACCAAGTGGAGGCTTCAGAAGATGTCCACAATGGTGTGGCTCTGATTAGCAAAGGCTGGAACATTAAATACTTGCCCATTTTAATTGCACGAGGTCTTTGTCCTGATACGGCCCAAGGGTTGTTCAAGCAGCATTACCGCTGGTGTAGTGGCAGTATGCGCCTAATCACCTCCAGTTTTTTCTGGAACAGTTCCATGGCGGTGTGGCAGAAACTGATTTACCTCTGTGGAGCTTGTTACTATCCCGCCACGGGCTTAAGTGTACCGGCTGCATTGTTGCAGTTGGGTGTGATGTTACTGTGGCTACAGGATGATGTGAAATGGTATGTGGCTTTCCTGTTTCTACCCAAAGTTCTCTTTGTTTATTTGATCATGCCCCTGTGGAATCAGTCTAACTGGGGTTTACATAGTATTAAGTCTGCCATTACCTTTGCTTGGGCCTATTTAATTGCCCTGGGGGATTTAGCGACTCAAAAAACGGAAGGTTGGATTGCTACGGGTGCTTCCAAAACCTCAGCACGTTATCAGCTTTTCCGTCAACTGTTGAGCGTCTATTGTGTTTGCAATCTCTTGCTCTTGGTACCCACTTTTAATGAAGAGTGGTATAACTTTCTACCCATTGCGGCTAGCCATGGTTTCTCCCTTTATCTCAGTTGGGATTTACTGAACCACGATCGCTAA
- the tsaA gene encoding tRNA (N6-threonylcarbamoyladenosine(37)-N6)-methyltransferase TrmO — translation MPKLPPKDYIDSVEFPQALTLQPIGIIHSPYKERHGTPRQSHLRSAPASYTPAIAQVELFPQRVPPIALQDLNGFDRIWLITWLHLNHHWNPTVKLPRGNLKVTHGTLATRAPHRPNPIGLSATRLLGVEGLTLTVEGIDLLDQTPVLDLKPYVTYCDAFPQARCGYVDTMEDHQSHETDVFGEQRPPLDPPA, via the coding sequence ATGCCTAAACTACCCCCCAAAGACTACATCGACAGCGTAGAGTTTCCCCAGGCTCTCACCCTTCAGCCCATTGGCATCATCCATTCCCCCTACAAAGAACGCCACGGTACCCCTCGCCAATCCCACCTACGATCGGCCCCCGCCAGCTATACCCCCGCCATCGCCCAAGTGGAACTCTTTCCCCAGCGGGTGCCCCCCATTGCCCTCCAGGATCTCAACGGCTTCGATCGCATTTGGCTGATCACCTGGCTCCACCTCAATCACCACTGGAACCCCACCGTCAAACTGCCCCGAGGGAACCTCAAGGTTACCCATGGCACCCTGGCCACCCGTGCCCCTCACCGCCCCAACCCCATCGGTCTCAGTGCCACCCGTCTCCTCGGGGTGGAAGGGCTAACCCTGACGGTGGAAGGCATTGATCTATTGGATCAAACCCCAGTGCTAGATCTCAAACCCTACGTCACCTATTGCGATGCCTTTCCCCAGGCCCGCTGTGGCTATGTGGACACCATGGAAGACCACCAAAGCCACGAGACCGATGTCTTTGGGGAACAACGCCCCCCCCTGGACCCTCCAGCCTAA
- a CDS encoding Npun_F0813 family protein, with amino-acid sequence MFILKRQDVEISNIQHPKRDQKIPILSYQGQTFRLVSVFSAAQADEARSYWRDLTDNQGKACVLLEEPERFSIWGKVVLENLHDEGADGGTKGLFFIQAVLLLLQTIYFDVEDLLGSRQVSAFEKDIIDIFKQWHFPQTDSKEAVNQLLTVDPLAATTLPEWQEHHLNTMLQELHRIGKAYFGNESFVERAMDALQDMSDSERSQFVTWLNQSPLGKLWTPR; translated from the coding sequence ATGTTTATCCTCAAACGACAGGATGTTGAAATTTCAAATATTCAACACCCAAAGCGAGATCAAAAGATTCCGATCTTGAGTTATCAAGGGCAAACGTTCCGGCTGGTTAGTGTTTTCAGTGCAGCACAGGCTGATGAGGCGAGATCCTATTGGCGTGATCTCACGGACAATCAGGGTAAAGCCTGTGTGCTGCTGGAAGAGCCGGAGCGCTTCAGTATCTGGGGTAAGGTTGTCCTTGAAAACTTGCACGACGAGGGTGCTGACGGCGGCACCAAAGGTCTGTTCTTTATCCAGGCGGTGTTACTGCTGCTCCAAACCATCTATTTCGACGTGGAGGATTTGCTGGGTAGTCGCCAAGTCAGTGCCTTCGAGAAGGACATCATTGATATTTTTAAACAGTGGCACTTTCCCCAAACTGACTCTAAAGAAGCGGTTAACCAGTTGCTGACCGTGGATCCCTTGGCAGCGACAACATTGCCGGAGTGGCAGGAACACCATCTCAACACCATGCTGCAAGAATTGCATCGCATCGGGAAAGCCTACTTTGGTAACGAAAGTTTTGTAGAGCGGGCCATGGATGCCCTTCAGGATATGTCTGACTCTGAGCGCAGTCAGTTTGTAACCTGGCTCAATCAGTCACCGCTAGGTAAGCTCTGGACTCCCCGCTAG